In a genomic window of Saccharomyces paradoxus chromosome X, complete sequence:
- the HUL4 gene encoding putative E3 ubiquitin-protein ligase HUL4 (Protein with similarity to hect domain E3 ubiquitin-protein ligases~similar to YJR036C) — translation MVSFFGKLNAKRDSRDGSMSKELLSHSVAHTRNTVSKSGRRMSERSLAARVKDGGCPNSKGKRISQACVTEEETKSCLSSLDCLCCGIPLRFPDSIKKFRCSACQVTVIIKEPTISSNLESSTHISCTLEGLQMVVGRCHDDLQRLKKIGILDKERKGLIFQPVITYLLDRFHDISVLNRSFLVHDAERNVKMINYEALQNFYCILFTLPTRKPYYSMLCCCNDLLKRITVNKGEKLQISQYRWLLIILNIPTIRSCLIRDRKSKNAFETQQIRAVSYELVKRCIGYLSNLSTKTSQQLIQSLRRTPTDNFSYQVEILNLYINFQFSRLLSNELSNRTANNNVKPEDEMRSRLRRHHTTGHEFLSTRPISALSDEKKESDITHPANNKIKFKIFQYEEDWHICSAAKLMFIYYMANTRRNGHRALSIQSFYNITLDFIDYRQDFDHWRGVAQKTKMNQLIEEWGNSRTKKGFSFCKYPFILSLGIKISIMEYEIRRIMEHEAEQAFLISLDKGRSVDVYFKIKVRRDVISHDSLRCIKEHQGDLLKSLRIEFVNEPGIDAGGLRKEWFFLLTKSLFNPMNGLFIYIKESSRSWFAIDPPNFDKSKKKNSQLELYYLFGVVMALAIFNSTILDLQFPKALYKKLCSESLSFEDYSELFPETSRNLIKMLNYTKDDFEDVFSLTFETTYRNNNWILNDSKSSKEYVTVELCENGKNLPITQSNKHDFVTKWVEFYLEKSIEPQYNKFVSGFKRVFAECNSIKLFNSEELERLVCGDEEQTKFDFKSLRSVTKYVGGFSDDSKVVRWFWEIIESWDYTLQKKLLQFITASDRIPATGISTIPFKISLLGSHDSDDLPLAHTCFNEICLWSYSSKKKLELKLLWAINESEGYGFR, via the coding sequence atgGTTTCTTTCTTCGGCAAGCTTAATGCGAAAAGAGACAGTAGAGATGGATCTATGTCCAAAGAATTACTATCACATTCTGTAGCCCACACGAGAAACACGGTATCCAAATCAGGAAGGCGCATGTCGGAACGGTCTTTAGCCGCTAGGGTAAAGGACGGAGGTTGTCCAAATAGCAAGGGCAAACGGATCTCTCAGGCATGCGTAacggaagaagaaactaaATCTTGCTTATCTTCACTCGATTGCCTCTGTTGTGGTATCCCGCTACGGTTCCCAGACtccataaaaaaatttcgatGCAGTGCATGCCAAGTAACCGTTATTATAAAGGAGCCAACGATTAGCAGTAATCTGGAATCCAGTACACATATTTCGTGCACCTTAGAGGGCTTACAGATGGTGGTAGGAAGGTGCCATGATGATTTACAACGACTCAAGAAAATTGGGATTctagataaagaaagaaagggGTTGATTTTCCAGCCGGTAATAACCTATTTACTGGATAGATTTCATGATATCAGCGTTTTAAATAGGTCGTTTTTGGTGCACGATGCCGAAAGAAATGTAAAGATGATAAACTACGAGGCTTTACAAAACTTTTACTGTATATTATTCACTCTGCCTACAAGGAAACCGTATTATAGTATGCTGTGTTGCTGTAACGATCTATTGAAAAGGATAACGGTTAATAAGGGAGAAAAATTGCAAATATCGCAGTATCGTTGGTTGCTGATTATATTAAATATACCCACAATACGAAGCTGCCTTATTAGAGATCGGAAGAGCAAAAATGCGTTTGAAACCCAGCAGATAAGGGCGGTGTCTTATGAGTTGGTCAAACGGTGTATCGGCTACTTGTCTAATCTATCGACAAAAACCTCCCAACAGTTGATTCAATCATTACGGCGAACCCCTACGGATAATTTCTCATATCAGGTAGAGATTTTAAATTTATATATCAATTTCCAATTTTCCAGACTACTGTCGAACGAATTATCAAATAGAACCGCCAACAATAACGTAAAGCCTGAAGATGAGATGCGATCTCGTCTTCGTCGGCATCATACTACCGGCCATGAATTCCTGAGTACTAGACCCATAAGTGCACTAtcagatgaaaaaaaggaaagtgATATCACGCATCCCGCCAATAATAAGATAaagtttaaaatttttcaatatgaGGAAGATTGGCATATTTGCTCTGCGGCAAAATTGATGTTCATCTATTATATGGCTAATACGAGGAGAAATGGCCATAGAGCTTTGTCGATACAAAGTTTTTACAATATAACACTAGACTTCATCGACTATAGACAGGATTTTGATCATTGGAGAGGAGTAGCtcaaaagacaaaaatgaATCAACTGATCGAAGAGTGGGGAAATTCGAGGACAAAAAAAGggttttccttttgtaaGTATCCATTTATATTGTCACTCGGCATTAAAATTTCTATTATGGAATATGAAATTCGTAGAATCATGGAGCATGAAGCTGAACAAGCTTTTCTAATCTCCCTAGATAAAGGCAGATCAGTAGACgtttatttcaaaattaagGTACGGCGTGACGTTATCTCTCATGATTCATTGAGATGTATTAAGGAGCATCAAGGCGATTTATTGAAATCGCTAAGAATAGAGTTTGTTAATGAGCCTGGAATTGACGCGGGAGGGTTGAGAAAAGAATGGTTTTTCCTGTTaacaaaatcattatttaaTCCAATGAATGGTTTATTCATTTATATAAAGGAAAGCTCACGTTCATGGTTTGCCATTGACCCTCCAAATTTTGacaaatccaaaaaaaaaaactctCAACTAGAATTATATTACTTGTTCGGAGTTGTTATGGCGTTAGCAATTTTCAACAGCACCATATTAGATTTACAATTTCCAAAGGCactttacaaaaaattatgcTCAGAGTCTCTGAGTTTTGAAGATTATTCAGAGTTGTTTCCAGAGACAAGTAGAAACTTGATCAAAATGCTCAATTATACAAAGGATGATTTCGAAGatgtcttttctttaactttCGAGACTACGTATCGAAATAACAACTGGATTTTAAATGATAGTAAATCGAGCAAAGAATACGTAACGGTGGAATTATGtgaaaatggcaaaaacCTCCCAATAACCCAAAGCAACAAGCATGATTTTGTCACGAAATGGGTAGAATTCTATCTAGAAAAGTCCATTGAGCCAcaatataataaatttgTTTCAGGTTTCAAAAGAGTCTTCGCGGAATGCAATTCTATAAAATTATTTAATTCTGAAGAGCTGGAAAGATTAGTATGCGGTGATGAAGAACAGactaaatttgattttaaatCTTTAAGGTCTGTGACGAAGTATGTAGGTGGGTTTTCTGATGATTCTAAAGTGGTTCGTTGGTTTTGGgaaatcattgaaagtTGGGACTATACATTGCAGAAAAAACTGTTACAATTTATAACGGCATCTGATCGTATACCAGCAACAGGTATTTCTACCATCCCATTTAAAATCAGCCTGCTAGGGTCTCATGACAGTGATGATTTGCCATTGGCTCATACGTGcttcaatgaaatatgTTTATGGAGTTATTCctcgaaaaaaaaactggaaCTGAAATTGCTTTGGGCAATTAATGAATCTGAAGGTTATGGATTCCGCTAA